The Deltaproteobacteria bacterium DNA window ATCGATACGAGAGCGCTCGTGACAACGGTGCCGGGCATCCAGTCTTTCCGGCTCAGTGGTTTGTAAACGTAACCGAGAACATCCTGCAATATGTAGCGAGCCACCCGGGTTCCGGCGTCAATGGTGGTCAGTATGAAGAGGGCCTCGAACATGATGATGAACTGGAACCAATACTTCATGGTGTGACGGAGACCTTCGCTGATATTCGCGAAGATATGCGACATGCCTACCGCCAGTGAGATGGCCCCTCCCGGGCGGTGAGCGACGTCCAGCCCAATCAGTTGATTGAGGACCGGCAGATCGACGATCTGCGTATTCAGTTTCTGAAAGATTTCCGGGGACGTATTGATGGCGTAATAATCTCCGGGCATGAGGGTCACCGCGGCAAGCAGGGACATGACGGCTACGAAGGATTCCGTCAGCATGGCACCGTAGCTGATTAAGGGAATTTCCGTTTCACGCTCCAGCATTTTCGGCGTTGTCCCTGAACCGATCAGGGCATGAAAGCCCGAAATAGCACCGCAGGCTATCGTGATGAATACGTAGGGCCACCAGGGACCGGGAATGATCGGGCCGCCGCCCGATATGAACTCTGTCGTAAAGGGCATTTTGATGGCTGGATTGACGAAAAAAAGCCCGACGGCCAGGGTAACGACCACGCCGATTTTCATGAAACTGCTCAGATAATCACGCGGAGCAAGGAGTAACCAAACCGGAATGGCAGCCGCGCTGAAACCGTACAGAGGCAGGAGGATCGACATCTGCCTTTTGTCGAAGGTGAACCAAGAGGCGATAGCGGAATCAGCGATGTATGGACCCATAAAAACCGCCATACAAACCATGGTAACACCGGCGATGGAGCCGGACAGAATAGCACCCGGTCTGATCCTGAACATATACACCCCGATGACCATTGCAATCGGGATCGTCATGACGATGGAAAAGCTTCCCCAGGGGTTGTTGAACAGGGAGTTGACGACGGCCACGGCGAGCCCGGCCAAGGCACAGATAATGATAAATAAGATCACCACAGCCGTCACCGCGCCGCTGATCCGGCTGACATCCCTCTCCGCAATAACGGACAGGGACTGCCCATTGTGA harbors:
- a CDS encoding carbon starvation protein A, whose product is MNALYLLIGSLCVFALAYRYYAAFISAKVLMLDDRNVAPSVSCNDGQNYVPTNKWVVFGHHFAAIAGAGPMIGPVLAAQYGWGPGFIWILLGSVFGGCVHDMIILFASYRHNGQSLSVIAERDVSRISGAVTAVVILFIIICALAGLAVAVVNSLFNNPWGSFSIVMTIPIAMVIGVYMFRIRPGAILSGSIAGVTMVCMAVFMGPYIADSAIASWFTFDKRQMSILLPLYGFSAAAIPVWLLLAPRDYLSSFMKIGVVVTLAVGLFFVNPAIKMPFTTEFISGGGPIIPGPWWPYVFITIACGAISGFHALIGSGTTPKMLERETEIPLISYGAMLTESFVAVMSLLAAVTLMPGDYYAINTSPEIFQKLNTQIVDLPVLNQLIGLDVAHRPGGAISLAVGMSHIFANISEGLRHTMKYWFQFIIMFEALFILTTIDAGTRVARYILQDVLGYVYKPLSRKDWMPGTVVTSALVSMAWGYLLYTGDISSIWPMFGATNQTLSALALAIGTTIILRIGRKKVYALITLIPCFLITVTTFAAGVMNIQIYLGKGQMLNAWLSLAILILVVIIIVDNVRVWLKLFRTEQPIGMNDGREIIH